One Elaeis guineensis isolate ETL-2024a chromosome 10, EG11, whole genome shotgun sequence genomic window carries:
- the LOC140851928 gene encoding uncharacterized protein, which translates to MWSLMQRGWACTLLLLNFKPKEFGWKGTHILLSIGFLNLAMIHIPNLLFSKTLCSGRKLEFSMPLIFLEKATKWLIIWCVSDAYFVVLLDHCSWVLVSKAWPIDMLYCCIYHWNEGNACPNLLKNASCFRVTGTQLRARSLWRNFLQVYFEGSNSSKSNTPDGLLAANLIIPGLILLCLFMIKLQGRGDLQMHIHIHNSIVYNPWTLNIYKGCFHLVMLLLFAIHITCLPDVPFKHFCCLWLWTMHLCGVSSIIILTQVLANGCYGIMLSLVSPDVVALLLLSTADLGAKYYTPPHPCCCQGLDLLMAGSSLLDRRYPRLKQSFSNPPVASSMLYNIYFAHLGACLFA; encoded by the exons atgtggagcttAATGCAGCGTGGTTGGGCCTGTACGCTGCTGTTATTGAACTTCAAGCCCAAAGAATTTGGTTGGAAGGGGACTCATATACTGTTATCAATTGGATTTCTAAACTTAGCAATGATTCATATACCAAATCTCCTCTTCTCAAAGACATTATGCAGTGGAAGAAAACTAGAGTTTTCTATGCCTCTCATATTTTTAGAGAAGGCAACCAAGTGGCTGATCATTTG GTGTGTATCAGATGCTTACTTTGTTGTCCTTCTGGACCATTGCTCCTGGGTATTGGTTTCTAAGGCTTGGCCTATTGATATGCTTTACTGTTGCATCTATCATTGGAATGAGGGCAATGCTTGTCCTAACCTGCTGAAAAATGCCAGCTGCTTTAGAGTCACTGGCACTCAGCTGCGTGCCCGTTCCCTCTGGAGAAATTTTTTACAGGTCTACTTTGAGGGGTCTAATTCATCTAAATCAAACACCCCTGATGGCCTGTTGGCTGCTAACTTGATCATTCCTGGGTTAATTCTATTATGCTTATTTATGATAAAGCTCCAAGGAAGAGGAGATCTCCAGATGCATATCCACATTCACAATTCAATTGTTTACAATCCATGGACTTTGAATATCTATAAGGGCTGTTTTCATTTGGTGATGCTTCTTTTATTTGCAATCCATATTACCTGTTTGCCAGATGTTCCGTTTAAACATTTCTGCTGCCTTTGGTTATGGACAATGCATCTATGTGGTGTCTCTTCCATTATCATTCTCACTCAGGTATTAGCTAATGGATGCTATGGTATTATGCTTTCTTTGGTGTCACCTGATGTTGTAGCCTTACTTCTCTTATCTACTGCTGATCTGGGTGCTAAGTACTACACTCCCCCCCACCCTTGTTGCTGCCAAGGTTTGGATCTGCTGATGGCAGGGAGTTCTCTTTTGGACAGGCGGTATCCAAGGTTAAAACAATCCTTTTCTAATCCTCCGGTTGCATCTTCTATGTTGTACAATATTTACTTTGCTCACTTGGGCGCCTGTCTTTTTGCTTAG